The Streptococcus pluranimalium genome contains a region encoding:
- a CDS encoding BCCT family transporter, which translates to MNQKTSTKVFMWSAGVTTILVLLGILIPKPFQATTQHLRNVITTNFGWLYLLLVTTILMFCIFFIVSPLGQIRLGNPNSEPEHDTTSWIAMMFSAGMGIGLVFYGAAEPLSHFAISTPNAPLQSQEALADSFRFTFFHWGVHAWAVYALVALALAYFGFRKKEKYLLSVTLKPFFGDKVNGPLGTIVDSITVLATVIGVATTLGFGAAQINGGLSYVFGIPNNQFVQIIIIIITTGLFIMSALSGLGKGVKILSNVNLILAIGLLALAIVLGPTVAIFDTFTESIGLYLQNFFRMSFRAAAFDDAKRTWINNWTVFYWAWWISWSPFVGVFIARISKGRTIREFLTVVLLVPTVLSFLWFAAFGTLSNGVQMAGTDLTRYATEEMLFATFDQYPMGIILSIVAIILVSTFFITSADSATYVLAMLTEDGHLNPTNRKKLIWGVALAGIAIALLLSGGLDALQNTLIIAALPFSIVLILVLFALLKELYHEKNEMGLEITPDRQPKKNEPFRSYED; encoded by the coding sequence ATGAATCAAAAAACATCTACAAAAGTGTTTATGTGGTCAGCAGGTGTAACGACCATATTGGTATTGTTAGGAATTCTGATTCCAAAACCATTTCAAGCGACAACACAACACTTAAGGAATGTTATTACAACAAACTTTGGTTGGCTTTACTTGCTATTAGTAACGACAATTTTAATGTTTTGTATTTTCTTTATCGTAAGTCCACTGGGACAAATCCGTTTAGGGAATCCAAATTCTGAGCCTGAACATGATACGACATCTTGGATTGCTATGATGTTCTCAGCTGGGATGGGGATTGGACTGGTTTTCTATGGAGCAGCAGAGCCTTTGAGTCACTTTGCTATCTCTACCCCAAATGCACCTCTACAATCACAAGAAGCTTTAGCAGATTCATTCCGCTTTACTTTCTTCCACTGGGGAGTGCATGCTTGGGCAGTTTATGCCTTAGTTGCCTTAGCGCTTGCCTATTTTGGTTTCCGTAAGAAAGAAAAATATCTTTTATCTGTAACATTGAAACCTTTCTTTGGAGATAAGGTAAATGGACCTTTAGGAACGATTGTTGATAGCATTACGGTTTTAGCAACTGTCATTGGTGTTGCAACGACTCTAGGTTTTGGTGCTGCCCAGATTAACGGTGGCCTTTCCTATGTCTTTGGTATTCCGAACAACCAATTTGTACAGATTATTATCATTATTATTACAACTGGACTTTTTATTATGTCAGCCTTATCAGGACTTGGTAAAGGTGTTAAAATCTTATCCAATGTTAACTTGATTTTAGCTATTGGACTTTTAGCTTTAGCTATTGTGCTAGGACCTACAGTTGCAATTTTTGATACCTTTACAGAGTCTATTGGTCTTTATCTTCAAAACTTTTTCCGCATGAGTTTCCGTGCGGCAGCTTTTGATGATGCTAAGCGTACATGGATTAATAATTGGACAGTCTTTTATTGGGCTTGGTGGATTTCTTGGTCACCATTTGTCGGTGTTTTCATCGCCCGTATTTCAAAAGGACGTACCATTCGTGAATTCTTAACGGTAGTGCTCTTGGTACCAACTGTGTTGAGTTTCTTGTGGTTTGCAGCCTTTGGTACCCTGTCAAACGGTGTGCAAATGGCTGGTACTGATTTAACACGCTATGCGACAGAAGAAATGCTCTTTGCGACATTTGACCAGTATCCAATGGGTATTATCTTATCAATTGTTGCGATTATTTTGGTTTCAACTTTCTTTATCACATCAGCCGATTCGGCGACCTATGTTTTGGCAATGTTGACTGAAGATGGGCATTTGAATCCAACGAATCGCAAGAAATTGATTTGGGGAGTTGCCTTAGCTGGTATCGCCATTGCCCTCTTGCTTTCAGGTGGATTAGATGCTCTTCAAAATACCTTGATTATCGCAGCCTTACCATTTTCAATTGTTCTAATTTTGGTTCTCTTTGCTCTTTTAAAAGAGCTCTACCATGAGAAAAATGAGATGGGACTTGAAATTACACCAGATCGTCAACCGAAGAAAAATGAACCATTCCGTTCATATGAAGATTAA
- a CDS encoding zinc-dependent alcohol dehydrogenase family protein produces MKVATFIKPYEMRVTETEKSMIEESTDAVIRIVRACVCGSDLWWYRGISQKESGTFAGHEAIGIVEEVGSDVTNVKPGDFVVVPFTHGCGYCAACKAGFDGDCQNYKSGPVIGYQAEYLRYRNADWALVKIPGQPEDYSDDQLKSLLTLSDVMATGFHAAKTAEVKAGDTVVVMGDGAVGLCGIIGAKLLGAKRIIAMSKYPDRQALAKEFGATDIIEERGDDAVERVMEMTNQAGVDAILECVGTEQSVDTAIKIARPGAIVGRVGIPQKEEMNTNQLFFKNIGLRGGIASVTTFDKEILLDAVLSGQINPGKVFTQAFALNDIQAAYEAMDKRKAIKSLIVF; encoded by the coding sequence ATGAAAGTAGCAACTTTTATCAAACCGTATGAAATGAGAGTAACAGAAACAGAAAAATCAATGATTGAAGAATCAACGGATGCAGTTATCCGAATTGTTCGTGCTTGTGTCTGTGGGTCAGATTTATGGTGGTATCGTGGTATTTCTCAAAAAGAATCTGGCACTTTTGCAGGTCATGAAGCTATCGGTATCGTTGAAGAAGTTGGTAGTGATGTGACTAATGTCAAACCTGGTGATTTCGTTGTTGTTCCTTTTACACATGGTTGTGGCTATTGTGCAGCCTGTAAAGCAGGTTTTGATGGGGATTGTCAAAACTATAAATCAGGTCCTGTTATTGGTTATCAAGCGGAGTATTTGCGTTACCGTAATGCTGATTGGGCTTTGGTAAAAATTCCTGGACAACCAGAAGATTACTCTGATGACCAGTTGAAGTCATTATTAACCTTGTCTGATGTTATGGCGACAGGTTTCCATGCAGCTAAGACTGCTGAAGTCAAAGCAGGTGATACAGTTGTAGTCATGGGAGATGGTGCCGTAGGTCTCTGTGGTATTATCGGTGCTAAACTTCTTGGTGCTAAGCGTATTATTGCTATGAGTAAATACCCTGACCGCCAAGCCTTAGCCAAAGAGTTTGGTGCGACAGATATTATCGAAGAGCGTGGCGATGATGCTGTTGAGCGCGTTATGGAAATGACTAATCAGGCTGGTGTTGATGCCATTTTAGAATGTGTCGGTACAGAGCAATCTGTGGATACAGCCATTAAAATTGCTCGTCCAGGAGCTATCGTTGGTCGCGTAGGTATTCCACAAAAAGAGGAGATGAACACTAATCAACTCTTTTTCAAGAATATTGGACTTCGTGGAGGTATTGCTTCTGTAACAACATTTGATAAAGAAATTCTTCTTGATGCGGTATTGTCAGGTCAAATTAATCCGGGTAAAGTCTTTACACAAGCATTTGCCTTGAATGATATTCAAGCAGCTTATGAAGCCATGGATAAACGAAAAGCTATTAAGTCTTTAATTGTCTTTTAA
- a CDS encoding polyprenyl synthetase family protein gives MVHHIWDDFPEIQKGLESVKSLMISELSVIHPEVKEKIIAYMEAPGKYLRSGLCLLLSQSKTGYIPEGKLYLAAYLETLHLATLIHDDVIDEADSRRGMQVMSKTFSNRIAIYAGDYLLSYANRFLLKASNLLDIDKDDQYLGNHKLIERILAGELAQLMNQFDQEMTMKAYLKQIKGKTALLFALACQLGAWEKGISKRESRLAYNLGQSIGMAFQISDDLIDFQVDKKRSGKPRMQDVQNGIYTAPYILAKESDHQISKDFQFTQGKKWSEESLENLYYRLNEAKAFEKTEELINAYLVKMKNQSQKLLAADEAEQVVAFLFKIMDRQF, from the coding sequence GTGGTACATCACATTTGGGATGATTTTCCAGAGATTCAAAAAGGGCTAGAATCTGTAAAATCACTGATGATTTCTGAATTATCAGTCATACATCCAGAAGTCAAAGAAAAAATTATTGCCTATATGGAAGCTCCTGGCAAGTATTTACGGTCGGGTTTGTGCCTGTTACTGTCTCAGTCCAAGACAGGATATATTCCAGAGGGTAAGCTCTACCTGGCTGCCTATCTAGAAACATTACACTTAGCTACCTTGATTCATGATGATGTGATTGATGAAGCTGATAGTCGTCGCGGCATGCAAGTGATGAGTAAAACCTTTTCTAATCGTATTGCGATTTATGCCGGTGACTATTTGTTGAGCTATGCCAATCGTTTTTTATTGAAAGCTTCAAATCTCTTGGATATTGATAAAGATGATCAATATTTGGGGAATCATAAACTTATTGAAAGGATTCTTGCAGGAGAGTTGGCACAATTAATGAACCAATTTGATCAAGAGATGACCATGAAGGCTTATTTAAAGCAAATTAAAGGTAAGACCGCCTTGCTTTTTGCCTTAGCTTGTCAGTTGGGAGCATGGGAGAAGGGGATTTCAAAAAGAGAATCTCGCCTAGCCTATAATCTCGGTCAATCCATTGGCATGGCTTTTCAAATCAGTGATGATCTGATTGATTTCCAAGTTGATAAGAAGCGATCTGGCAAGCCTAGAATGCAGGATGTTCAAAATGGGATCTACACCGCTCCCTATATACTAGCTAAAGAGAGTGATCATCAAATTTCGAAGGATTTCCAATTTACTCAAGGAAAAAAATGGTCAGAAGAATCATTGGAAAACTTATACTATCGCTTGAATGAGGCGAAAGCTTTTGAAAAAACAGAAGAGTTGATTAACGCTTACTTAGTAAAAATGAAGAATCAAAGTCAAAAGCTCTTAGCAGCTGATGAAGCAGAACAAGTAGTAGCCTTTTTATTTAAAATAATGGACCGACAATTTTAA
- a CDS encoding NAD(P)/FAD-dependent oxidoreductase, which yields MTKNIVVVGAGYAGVTAARQLAKKYKKDKDVSITLIDKNSFQTYMTELHEVAAGRVEPEAIKYDLQRIFKKYPKVNLVTDKVVSIDYDNKQVIAENQTLDFDYLLLAMGGEANDFGTPGVKENGFTLWSIEAAEKLHDHIVNSCLQAMGEHDDAKRRALLTFTVIGAGFTGIEMIGELIDWVPILAKRYKLDPKEFSLKVVEAMPNILNMVTEKEQTKARKYLEKKGVELILADGVTSVEKDALHLSSGRVVPTYTSIWTAGVKANTDTAEFGIEQARAGRLVANQYMEAQGKENVYLAGDVMYYEDGSQEGRPVPQIVQAAEQTGHTAAHNIIAAISGGEKEAFKGKYDGFLISIGAKYTVAYVMDKYHVSGFMASAMKHFTNLLYFFTIRSFYNIGAYMRHEFFDVADGRNMFGSHTSSKGNRMWLVPLRIFYGSVWLFEGVKKAFGLFGTQSWFGDKVVFPFPWLQQVSEATSGASETAASSEAVSGASQAAEGAAQATAEASHQIFSLSYAYGEEPMQVLKEMPDWFAAIMKFMLPNQEVALFMQKMMTCLEIAIGLALIVGAFVWLVSAVTAAFVVMFSLSGMFFWVNVWFIPVAIALMAGAGRSFGLDYWIMPWLGRLLDKWIYGKPKHLYRR from the coding sequence GTGACAAAAAATATCGTTGTCGTTGGTGCTGGATATGCAGGTGTGACTGCAGCTCGCCAATTAGCTAAAAAATATAAAAAAGATAAAGATGTTTCAATTACTTTAATTGATAAAAATTCCTTCCAAACTTACATGACTGAACTGCATGAAGTAGCAGCAGGTCGTGTAGAACCTGAAGCGATCAAATACGATTTACAACGTATCTTTAAAAAATATCCCAAAGTTAATTTGGTAACAGATAAAGTTGTATCGATTGATTATGATAACAAACAAGTTATTGCTGAAAATCAAACACTTGATTTTGACTACTTACTTCTTGCAATGGGTGGCGAAGCAAACGACTTCGGCACACCAGGTGTTAAAGAAAATGGCTTTACACTTTGGTCAATCGAAGCAGCAGAGAAACTCCATGATCATATTGTTAACTCATGCTTGCAAGCTATGGGTGAACACGATGACGCTAAACGTCGTGCCCTTTTAACCTTTACTGTTATTGGTGCTGGTTTTACGGGTATTGAAATGATTGGTGAGTTGATTGATTGGGTGCCAATTCTAGCGAAACGTTACAAACTTGATCCAAAAGAGTTCTCACTCAAAGTAGTTGAAGCTATGCCAAATATTCTCAACATGGTAACAGAGAAAGAGCAAACCAAAGCGCGCAAATATCTTGAGAAAAAAGGTGTTGAGTTGATTCTTGCAGACGGTGTAACAAGTGTTGAAAAAGATGCCTTACACCTTTCTTCAGGTCGCGTTGTTCCAACATATACCTCAATTTGGACAGCAGGTGTTAAAGCAAACACAGATACAGCTGAATTCGGTATTGAACAGGCGCGAGCAGGACGTCTTGTTGCAAACCAATACATGGAGGCTCAAGGAAAAGAGAATGTTTATCTTGCAGGTGACGTCATGTACTACGAAGATGGCTCACAAGAAGGGCGTCCAGTTCCTCAAATCGTACAAGCAGCTGAGCAAACTGGTCATACGGCAGCTCATAATATTATCGCAGCTATTAGTGGTGGTGAAAAAGAAGCCTTCAAGGGTAAATACGATGGTTTTCTGATTTCCATCGGGGCCAAATACACAGTTGCTTATGTCATGGATAAGTACCATGTATCAGGGTTCATGGCAAGTGCGATGAAACATTTTACCAACCTTTTATACTTCTTTACAATCCGTAGTTTCTATAATATCGGAGCATATATGCGCCACGAATTCTTTGACGTTGCAGATGGACGTAATATGTTCGGTAGTCATACTTCAAGCAAGGGGAACCGCATGTGGTTAGTGCCACTTCGTATTTTCTACGGATCAGTTTGGTTGTTTGAGGGGGTTAAGAAAGCCTTTGGTCTCTTTGGAACGCAATCATGGTTTGGTGATAAGGTTGTCTTCCCATTCCCATGGTTACAACAAGTTTCTGAAGCAACTTCAGGAGCTTCAGAAACCGCAGCTTCATCTGAAGCAGTATCAGGAGCTTCTCAAGCGGCAGAAGGTGCAGCACAAGCAACTGCTGAAGCTAGTCACCAAATCTTTAGTTTGAGTTATGCTTATGGTGAAGAACCAATGCAAGTGTTAAAAGAAATGCCAGATTGGTTTGCCGCAATCATGAAATTTATGTTGCCAAACCAAGAAGTTGCTCTTTTCATGCAGAAAATGATGACTTGTCTTGAAATTGCAATTGGTCTTGCTCTCATTGTTGGTGCCTTTGTCTGGTTAGTATCAGCTGTAACAGCAGCCTTTGTTGTTATGTTCAGCCTCTCAGGAATGTTTTTCTGGGTTAATGTTTGGTTTATTCCAGTTGCTATCGCTTTGATGGCAGGTGCAGGACGTTCTTTTGGTCTTGATTACTGGATTATGCCATGGTTAGGACGATTACTAGATAAGTGGATTTACGGCAAACCTAAACATTTATATAGACGGTAA
- a CDS encoding Gx transporter family protein, which produces MIHSNRKLMFITMLVAQAVVISFFERFIPTPFSFAPGAKLGLGNLITILSLFTLPIKDSSKVVAFRLLVSTFLSGTFSTFLYGLAGTLFSFLIMLLIKSLGPKRVSVIGISVMGGIMHNIGQLVVFALIGRSWLVLNYLPILSFSGILSGFFVGIAGNYLLTKLKPLQEFQHALPDGWHIKS; this is translated from the coding sequence ATGATACATTCCAACCGAAAATTAATGTTTATCACCATGCTGGTAGCCCAAGCGGTAGTTATTTCTTTTTTTGAACGTTTTATTCCAACACCTTTCTCTTTTGCTCCTGGCGCTAAGCTAGGACTAGGTAATCTGATTACTATTCTTTCCCTCTTTACTCTTCCAATCAAAGATAGTTCGAAAGTAGTCGCTTTTCGACTACTCGTATCTACCTTTTTAAGTGGTACCTTTTCAACTTTTTTATATGGTCTTGCAGGAACGCTCTTTAGTTTTCTGATCATGCTATTAATCAAATCCCTAGGACCCAAACGCGTAAGTGTTATTGGAATTTCAGTTATGGGAGGAATCATGCACAACATTGGACAACTTGTCGTTTTCGCCCTCATTGGGCGATCCTGGTTAGTATTAAACTATTTACCGATTTTATCTTTCAGTGGTATTCTTTCTGGCTTTTTCGTTGGTATAGCAGGTAATTATCTCTTAACGAAATTAAAACCATTACAAGAATTCCAACATGCCCTACCCGACGGTTGGCACATCAAGTCATAA
- the ffh gene encoding signal recognition particle protein translates to MAFESLTERLQGVFKNIRGKKKLSEKDVQEVTKEIRLALLEADVALPVVKTFIKRIRQRAVGHDIIDTLDPTQQIIKIVNEELTEILGSETAELEKSPKIPTIIMMVGLQGAGKTTFAGKLANKLIKEENARPMMIAADIYRPAAIDQLKTLGSQINVPVFDMGTETPAVEIVKKGLEQARQNHNDYVLIDTAGRLQIDETLMQELRDVQALAQPNEILLVVDSMIGQEAANVAREFNEQLNITGVILTKIDGDTRGGAALSIREITGKPIKFTGTGEKITDIETFHPDRMSSRILGMGDLLTLIEKASQEYDEKRSMELAEKMRENTFDFNDFIDQLDQVQNMGPMEDLLKMLPGMAGNPALANLKVDEKQVARKRAIVSSMTPEERENPDLLNPSRRRRIAAGSGNSFVEVNKFIKDFNQAKQMMQGVMSGDMEKAMRQMGINPNNLPKNMPNMPDMSGMDMSSLESMMEQGGMPDMSALGGNMDMSQMFGGGLKGKAGSFMMKQAMKRQANKIKKAKKKRK, encoded by the coding sequence ATGGCTTTTGAAAGCTTAACAGAACGCCTACAGGGCGTCTTTAAAAATATTCGTGGGAAAAAGAAACTTTCTGAGAAGGATGTTCAAGAGGTAACGAAGGAAATTCGTTTAGCCCTACTTGAAGCGGACGTTGCCCTTCCAGTTGTGAAGACCTTTATCAAACGTATTCGTCAACGTGCTGTCGGTCATGACATTATTGATACGCTTGATCCAACCCAACAAATCATTAAGATTGTTAATGAAGAATTAACTGAGATTCTTGGTTCAGAAACAGCTGAATTAGAGAAATCTCCTAAGATTCCAACCATCATCATGATGGTCGGCCTTCAGGGGGCTGGTAAAACAACTTTTGCTGGTAAATTGGCTAATAAACTCATCAAGGAAGAAAACGCCCGTCCTATGATGATTGCGGCTGATATTTATCGTCCAGCTGCTATTGACCAATTGAAAACACTAGGTAGTCAAATCAATGTTCCAGTCTTTGACATGGGGACTGAGACGCCGGCTGTTGAGATTGTCAAAAAAGGTCTTGAACAAGCCCGTCAAAATCACAACGACTATGTTCTTATTGACACAGCTGGTCGTTTGCAAATTGACGAAACCTTGATGCAGGAACTTCGTGATGTACAGGCTTTAGCACAACCAAATGAAATTCTCTTGGTTGTTGACTCAATGATTGGACAAGAAGCAGCAAACGTAGCGCGTGAGTTCAATGAGCAATTAAACATTACAGGTGTCATCTTAACTAAGATTGATGGGGATACTCGTGGTGGTGCAGCCCTTTCTATCCGTGAAATTACTGGTAAACCAATTAAATTCACTGGTACTGGTGAAAAAATCACTGACATTGAAACCTTCCACCCAGACCGTATGTCTAGTCGTATCTTGGGTATGGGTGATTTGCTTACCTTGATTGAAAAAGCCAGCCAGGAGTATGATGAAAAACGCTCAATGGAATTGGCCGAGAAGATGCGAGAAAACACCTTTGATTTCAATGATTTCATCGATCAATTAGACCAAGTGCAAAATATGGGGCCTATGGAGGATCTGTTGAAGATGCTTCCTGGAATGGCAGGTAATCCTGCTCTTGCTAATCTCAAAGTTGATGAAAAACAGGTTGCCCGGAAACGTGCTATTGTATCATCAATGACACCAGAAGAGCGTGAAAATCCAGATCTTTTAAATCCAAGTCGCCGCCGTCGTATTGCAGCAGGTTCTGGGAATAGTTTTGTAGAAGTCAACAAGTTTATCAAAGATTTTAACCAGGCTAAGCAAATGATGCAAGGTGTTATGTCAGGTGATATGGAAAAAGCTATGCGTCAGATGGGTATTAATCCAAACAATCTTCCTAAAAATATGCCTAATATGCCAGATATGAGTGGCATGGATATGTCATCCCTTGAAAGCATGATGGAACAAGGTGGAATGCCAGATATGTCAGCTCTGGGTGGTAACATGGATATGAGTCAGATGTTTGGTGGAGGTCTTAAAGGTAAGGCTGGTTCATTTATGATGAAACAGGCTATGAAGCGCCAAGCTAACAAAATTAAAAAAGCTAAGAAAAAACGTAAATAA
- a CDS encoding putative DNA-binding protein: protein MEIEKTNRMNALFEFYAALLTDKQMNYIELYYADDYSLAEIAEEFGVSRQAVYDNIKRTEKVLETYEMKLHMYSDYIVRSEIFDDIAERYAGDEYLQEKIAILSSIDNKE from the coding sequence ATGGAAATTGAAAAAACCAATCGAATGAATGCTCTCTTCGAATTCTACGCAGCTCTTTTGACGGACAAGCAAATGAACTATATTGAGCTCTATTATGCAGACGACTATAGTCTAGCAGAGATTGCAGAGGAATTTGGAGTCAGTCGTCAAGCAGTTTATGACAATATCAAACGAACAGAGAAGGTTTTAGAAACTTACGAAATGAAACTTCATATGTATTCAGATTATATCGTTCGTAGTGAAATTTTCGATGATATTGCTGAACGATATGCTGGAGATGAGTATTTACAAGAAAAGATAGCTATTTTAAGTAGCATTGATAATAAAGAATGA
- a CDS encoding CPCC family cysteine-rich protein: protein MKKYKCPCCGYYTLRELDSDTYEICRVCYWEYDLLSIQYPDEVSGANVISLNQARENFMTFGASEERLTPFVRLPESSEYPEER, encoded by the coding sequence ATGAAGAAATATAAATGTCCTTGTTGTGGCTACTACACATTAAGAGAACTGGATAGCGATACTTATGAAATATGCCGAGTTTGTTATTGGGAATATGATCTCTTATCAATACAATATCCAGATGAGGTTAGTGGTGCTAACGTTATATCACTCAATCAAGCCAGAGAAAATTTTATGACTTTTGGTGCTTCTGAAGAAAGATTGACACCGTTCGTTAGACTTCCTGAGTCATCCGAATATCCTGAAGAACGATAG
- a CDS encoding GntR family transcriptional regulator, with protein sequence MIPAYIRIHDSIKKGIDEGKWKIGQRLPSERDLSEHFEVSRMTLRQAVTLLVEEGILERRVGSGTFVASSRVQEKMRGTTSFTEIIKSQGKVPSTKLISYERSHPNEQEVRHLNIKPHSYIIRMGRIRYADQIPVLFEVTSIPEKLVKDFDKTDITEHFFQTMTANGYEIGKSQQTISAKVADDKVADYLEIPLKSAILALTQVSYLTNGQPFEYVRSQYVGDRFEFYLENN encoded by the coding sequence ATGATACCGGCTTACATAAGAATTCATGATAGTATCAAAAAAGGAATTGATGAAGGAAAATGGAAAATTGGTCAACGACTTCCGAGTGAGCGAGACCTTTCTGAACATTTTGAAGTGAGCCGGATGACCTTAAGGCAGGCAGTAACGCTTTTAGTTGAAGAAGGTATTTTAGAGAGGCGTGTTGGAAGTGGGACCTTTGTTGCGAGCAGCCGTGTTCAGGAAAAGATGCGTGGAACAACCAGCTTCACTGAAATTATTAAATCACAAGGTAAGGTTCCCTCAACTAAGCTAATCTCTTATGAAAGAAGTCATCCAAATGAACAAGAAGTCAGGCATCTTAATATAAAACCTCACTCTTACATTATCCGGATGGGTAGAATTCGTTATGCAGATCAGATCCCTGTTTTATTTGAAGTCACTAGTATCCCTGAAAAATTAGTGAAAGACTTTGATAAAACGGATATCACAGAGCATTTTTTCCAGACCATGACAGCTAACGGCTACGAAATTGGTAAGAGTCAACAGACAATATCAGCTAAAGTTGCAGATGACAAGGTTGCTGATTATTTAGAAATTCCTCTCAAAAGTGCTATTTTAGCCTTAACTCAAGTTTCTTATCTTACGAACGGACAGCCTTTTGAGTATGTCCGAAGCCAGTATGTGGGCGATCGTTTTGAGTTTTATTTAGAGAATAACTAG
- the guaA gene encoding glutamine-hydrolyzing GMP synthase, translating to MTDVSLLNDVQKIIVLDYGSQYNQLIARRIREFGVFSELKSHKITAAEIREINPIGIVLSGGPNSVYADNAFGIDEEIFELGIPILGICYGMQLITHKLGGKVVPAGDAGNREYGQSYLRLKQTSELFANTPEQQLVLMSHGDAVTEIPDGFQLVGDSVDCPYAAMENTDKNIYGIQFHPEVRHSEYGNDMLRNFAMNICGAKGDWSMDNFIDMEVEKIRETVGDKKVLLGLSGGVDSSVVGVLLQKAIGDQLTCIFVDHGLLRKNEGDQVMNMLGGKFGLNIIRVDASKRFLDLLADVEDPEKKRKIIGNEFVYVFDDEASKLKGVDFLAQGTLYTDIIESGTETAQTIKSHHNVGGLPEDMQFQLIEPLNTLFKDEVRALGTALGMPDEIVWRQPFPGPGLAIRVMGAITEEKLETVRESDAILREEIAKAGLDRDVWQYFTVNTGVRSVGVMGDGRTYDYTIAIRAITSIDGMTADFAQLPWDVLKKISTRIVNEVDHVNRIVYDITSKPPATVEWE from the coding sequence ATGACTGACGTTTCGCTTTTGAATGATGTTCAAAAAATCATTGTCCTTGACTATGGTAGCCAGTACAACCAATTGATCGCTCGCCGTATCCGTGAATTTGGTGTCTTTTCAGAGTTGAAGAGCCACAAAATCACAGCTGCTGAAATCCGTGAGATTAACCCTATTGGTATTGTTCTATCTGGTGGTCCTAATTCGGTATATGCTGATAATGCTTTTGGCATTGATGAGGAAATCTTTGAATTAGGTATTCCAATCTTAGGTATTTGTTATGGAATGCAACTTATCACTCATAAACTAGGTGGTAAGGTTGTTCCTGCTGGTGATGCTGGAAATCGTGAGTATGGCCAATCCTACCTCCGCCTAAAACAAACTTCAGAACTATTTGCTAACACACCAGAACAACAACTTGTTTTGATGAGTCACGGTGATGCCGTTACTGAAATTCCTGACGGGTTTCAACTCGTTGGTGACTCTGTTGACTGTCCATATGCTGCTATGGAAAATACAGACAAAAACATCTACGGTATCCAATTCCACCCAGAAGTTCGTCACTCTGAATACGGAAACGATATGCTCCGTAATTTCGCCATGAACATCTGTGGAGCTAAAGGTGACTGGTCTATGGATAACTTCATTGATATGGAAGTTGAGAAAATCCGTGAAACCGTTGGTGATAAAAAAGTTCTTCTTGGTCTTTCAGGTGGAGTTGACTCCTCAGTTGTTGGTGTACTTCTTCAAAAAGCGATCGGTGACCAATTAACATGTATCTTTGTTGATCACGGTCTGCTCCGCAAAAACGAAGGCGACCAAGTCATGAACATGCTTGGTGGCAAGTTTGGCCTCAATATTATCCGTGTCGATGCTTCAAAACGTTTCTTGGACCTTCTCGCTGATGTTGAAGATCCTGAGAAGAAACGTAAAATCATTGGTAACGAGTTCGTTTACGTCTTTGATGACGAGGCAAGTAAACTTAAAGGCGTTGACTTCCTAGCTCAAGGTACCCTATATACCGATATCATCGAATCTGGTACTGAGACAGCTCAAACGATCAAATCACACCACAACGTTGGTGGTCTTCCAGAAGATATGCAATTCCAATTGATTGAACCACTTAACACTCTCTTCAAAGATGAAGTGCGTGCACTTGGTACAGCACTTGGTATGCCTGATGAGATTGTTTGGCGCCAACCATTCCCAGGACCTGGACTGGCTATCCGCGTTATGGGCGCTATTACAGAGGAGAAATTGGAAACCGTTCGTGAGTCTGATGCCATCCTCCGCGAGGAAATTGCTAAAGCTGGCTTAGACCGTGATGTTTGGCAATACTTTACAGTTAATACAGGAGTTCGTTCTGTTGGTGTTATGGGTGACGGCCGTACTTACGACTACACTATCGCTATCCGTGCTATCACTTCTATCGATGGTATGACAGCTGACTTTGCTCAACTCCCTTGGGATGTCCTCAAGAAAATTTCAACACGTATCGTCAACGAAGTTGATCACGTTAACCGCATCGTCTACGATATCACAAGTAAACCACCAGCAACCGTTGAGTGGGAATAA